ATGCTGCCTGATACTATAGGAGTTGAAACAGATGTACCTGTTGCTTTACGATATAAATCGGTGGGAAGCACATCTGTATACTTATTTGTTGCTTTGTTTGGTGTATAACTTTTATTGCTGTTTAGAGAAATCACGTTAACACCCGGTGCAACTAGATCAGGTTTAATTATATTTTTATAGATAGGGCCTCTACTTGAAAAATTAGCAATGGTATCATCTTTTATATCTGATGTACCCTTATTGTCTGAAGCTCCTATCGTTATTATGGTTGGGCTTATTCCCGGCGTAGTGATAGTTCCCTTTTTAGGGCCTGAATTGCCAGCCGCAGCTACTACCACTATACCTTTTTCCCATGCCTTATTAACTGCCCTTACCAGAGGATCTATTCTTAAGGGTTGCTCTGCCTTAGAGCCTAAAGATAATGACATTATTTTGATATTATACTTTTTGCTATTATCCAATACCCATTGTATTCCTGCCACTATGTCGGAAGTGTTGCCGGTGCCGTTTTTATCCATTACTTTTACGGATATAATGTTTGCATCAGGTGCTGCGCCTATATATTTTCCGTTTGATGAATACCCGTTACCTGCAGCACTGCCTGCTACATGAGTTCCATGACCATTATCATCATAGGGCGAAGTATGTTTATTGACAAAATCTTTGAAAGCTATTATTCTATTTTTAGGTTTAGTTAGATCAGGATGCGGGAATACTCCTGTATCGAGTATCGCTATACCGATATTTTTACCGGTGTATCCGGTTTTGTTTACAATTTCTGCCCCTGTCTGCTTTCTTGCAATATTCAATTGTGAAAAAATTTTGCTGTCATCACATATATACCTAACATTTTTTATCTTTGCAATATTTTCAATGGAATGTGCAGGTATTTCAATTGCATAACTATTGATTATAGGAAGTTTGTATTTTACTTTTGCATTGCGTTTCTGCATGATATATTCTAAACTATCATTGAATCCCTTATTTGTGGTTTCAACAATGACTGATATACTCTCCCGAGTTAATGTCCTTATTTTGGTTTTTACTCTCTTATCTATTTTGTTAAAATGACTGTTTTTAAAGGGAATAACAAGTAAGGGGAGAAGCATTTTTATTCCTATCATATTTTCACCTCTTCATGTTTTATTAATTTATATTATGAAGAGATGGTTAGAACTGTTAATATATTCAGTTACTTATCTTTTAATAATTCTATTATTTTGTCAAGCTTATCTTTTTGCTCTTCATCTAACAGAGGTTGGAGAGATTCTTTAAAGGATTCCATCTGTTTTATATCTATGTTGTTCTCTTTTTGTACCTTTTTTAACTCTTGTATTAAATCGTAGTTTGACTTTTCTGACATTTCCTTTGCTTTACTTTTTATTGTCTCTATCGTTTCCTGGTCGGTCACTTCAAAGAGTTTGTTTAAAATGTCTTGATTTTTATCTGACATATATATCCTCCTCTCTGATACTTTATTTTACATTATATGTTGCTAGGTAGAAATATATTCTGAGTCGATGGCCAAAAAAGAGTAACAAATACCAATCTTTTTACGTATTATGATTATATGGTGAATAAATTGGGAGGATGATTTATGGAGAAAAAGCTTAAAATTCTAAGTTTTTCTGATAGTTTATTATTCTTTTTTCTTTTATTAACAATATTGTTAGATGTGAGCTTTAAACCAAACAATATGTTGTTTTTTTTCCTGCTGTTAGCAATAATATCCCAGACAAATAAGGATAAGCAGGGACAGCCTTTTTAAAGAATAATAATTTTTGGGGGATGGTATGTAAATGCACAAAAAAGATAATGCCTATGTATTAAAATTTCTTCTTCTATTTTTATTTTTTAATTTTATCGTTAAAAAAGACGGTCTCAATACTTTAGATAATGATAAAACAAGGAGCAATAATGGCGAAATAATGAACAATGGTGAAAAACCAAAAGAAAAAGAGAACGGAAGACCCCAGGGAGAAGATATTCAGATGCTAGTTCTAGAAAGGGGAATGGATATTTTAAAAAGCGTTGTACCTTTTTTCGATGACAGAGATCAAAAATCAATAATAATGTTTTTGAAGCTTGCAGGTGTGGCGAAAGATATTCGTGTTATATTAAATCCTGATCTGATGATAAAAGAAAAAAATACGATTAATATCCACAATTTTCATGGAGACGAATATGATAGAGTAACAGAAATGATGAAAAAGGTGAAGCCATTTATCAGGAAAGAATATCATCAACAAATAGATACAGCTGAAAAGTTTAATTATTTGCGGAAAAATTATATAGACTACATTAAAAGTAAAGAGAGATTACATAATTCACGCACCGATGATATGCTTCCTATAGATGTGGGGGTTTTAGAGATTATGAGTCCTATCCTCACTCAGGAACAGAACAAAAAGATACAAAATTTTATACGTGCTGCTAAATTATTTGAGGCATTGAATAAAATAGAAGATAAAAGCGATGATAAGCAGATGGTGGAAGTTATAAAGTCCATGTTAAATAGCAAACAGCAGCAACAGATGGAAAAATTTTTGGCTATTCTCAATTCAATGAATGCAGTTAATAAAAACAAACAAACATTGGTAGAAGGAAATGAGCAACAAAAATATGACCAGGTTGATGAAAATATTGTTAATCAAGAGAGGTCGGGCTAACCCATAAGCCCTTCCTCTTTTTTTATTTTTAAAAATATTATTTTATGGATAAAAAACTTTTGAAAATAATACAAATTTGTTGAAGGCACCTTGTGCATCTATAGTGATAATTTCGACTTTGATGTATATTATGTATAATTATATTGTTAAATAACTGAAGGTTTATGTTATTATATAGATTATACTATCAATAATGGAAGGGACATGATTCTATGGCTAGTATCTTTGCAAATGTGTATGCATTTTTGGGGAACTTGAATAATGTGATCAATAATACACAAAAAGCAGAAAAATATTATTGCAAGGCATATAATAAAGGGTGTAGACAGCCATACATGCTGCTGGCTTATGGGCTTATAAAATTGAAGAAAGGTGAATTCACAGAGGCTAAACAATTATTTGAGCATTCAAATAAGATGTCGTTGTCAAAGAATCTGGATATTAGTTGCAAAATGAATTTAGCTCTTGCAGATTGGAAACTAGGCAATTTGGATGATGCTGAAAAAGCCCTTCGAAAACTTCATAAAGAGTTTAGATCCTCATTAGTTTATGGTTCGCTGGGATATATTTTGGTAGAAAATGGGAAGTTAGAAGAGGCATTAGAATACAATATGGAAGCATTAGATTATGATGAAAATGATCATGTGGTATTGGATAATATCGGCCAAATTTATTTCAGGATGGGGGAATATGACAAAGCAGAGAGATATTTCGAAAGTGCTCTAAAAGAGAAAGACGATCTTGCTGATACCTTATATTATCTTGGATGTATATTTGAAGAACGAGGTAATGTAGATCAAGCTTTAAAATCATTTAAAAAAGCCGAAAACTGCAGAATAACACCATTAAATACTGTAACAAGAGAGCAGATAAAGGTAAAAATTGATAATTTAAATAAATAGTGTTATGATGTATAATAAATTTTATAAAGTGTTTTTTAAATTTTATCATTAAATAATGCAGGTTTGTGTATAATATTTATTATACTTGGATTAAACTTATAGACAGGGTGGTTACTGATATGATTTTCAAAGGCGAAGGTGGAAGAAGAGCAAACGTTGACCAATTATTTAAAGCTTTTGGGCAATTTGTTGCTAAAAAGCCTGAAAAAAAGTATAAGATAATTATTGGTACCGATTCTATGACCCGGGTTGGTCGTATAAAATACGTAACTGCGATAATCCTTCAAAGGATAGGCAATGGAGGTATAGTTTTTTTTCATACGAGATATAAAAGCGAGGTATCTCTATATGAAAAATTGATGACAGAAGTATCTTTTAGTATTGAGGTTGCAAATAATATAATAATACCTGAATGCTTGAAAAGGAATTTTATTTATCCGATAGAAATTCACATAGATATAGGGGAACAAGGTAAGAGTTTTAACTTCCAAAATCAAGCCATTGGATATGCAAAAGGATGTGGATTTAACGATAAAGAGATCAAAATAAAGCCGTATGCCTTTGGAGCTACCAGTGTAGCCGATCGATATACTAGATAGAACAGATTGAATACATTAAAATTGTTCTATTTAGCGCATTAATTAGGTAATTTCTAACCTCCAAGAGTTATATCTTGTTTATCATACCATTTCAAAGCATCAAAAAAATGTTTTGGTTTAAAATCAGGCCAGTAATCATCCACCACGTAGAAATCTGCATAGATAGATTGAACGGGCAAAAAACCACTCAATCTTCTTCTTCCTCCCCAGCGTATAATTAAGTCTACTCTTGATATATCGTAGGATTTGATGTTATTTATAATTTCTTTTTTAGCATGATGAGCTGCTTTTAAATTATTTAGATCCCATTCCCAACCATAGTTTACTAGAAAATTAACTTTAATTTCTCCCGTGCCAAAAGTTACTCTAGTAGTGTATGGGAGTAATTCTTTAGGTAGCATAGGAGAATCGCTGTTACCTACCACCAATAAAGAAGCATCTTCTTTTGAAAGCATTTTTACTGCATCTACACAGGCCCTGGTAAATGCTATTCTTTGGTTTTTAGGTCTTTTTGTATTATCGGTAGTGAATCCATAGTATGTCAACTCTTTTACTCCCGCCTGTTTACAAAGCCTATAAAGCATTAAACCCGGTTCCAGACCCTTTTGGTATCCTTTTTCTTTAGACATTCCATTAGAGATTGCCCACCTTCTATTTCCATCCGGGATAATCCCAATATGATCGGGTATTCTCATTATAATCACCTCGGATATTATTATCTATATCAAGAAATGCTCAACTATATTATTGACATCTTTTTTAAAACTAATTCAGCTAGTTATCAGATTAGCAAAGTTTGGTTTTATCTAACTAGTAAACAGACACTTGCATATATATTTGAACAAAAAAACTGATAGCATGTATCAATCAGAATTTAAAATGCTATCAGTTATGTCGACATGTTCTATGCCATCTTCTAAAATATTTATCTTTGGTCCATCCAACTCGATTTGAGAATAGAGTATATATTTGCCACTAGATGAAAATTTTATAGGACCACATAGTTCTTTATTATCAACTATTGTTTGCGTAATCATCTTATCTATATCGAAGACATTCAAAGAAGAACCTTTGTCTGAGTAAGAAATATAGGCAATTTTATTTTGCCGGGGAACCCAGGATAGACCCGGCAAAATGTTATTGTTTTTACTCACCTTAAATTCATCTATTTTTATCTCTTCTTTATTGCCATTTTTGAGCCATAATGACAAATTGCCCTTCATATACCGCCAGTAAGCAATTTGGTCGTTTCTAAATATAGGTGATAAACAAGAATTTAATACTGTTTCGTCACTCTCCATACTGCATAAACGATGCAGATCATTCAAACTGATCCAATTAAAATGTTTGCTTCTTTTTTTGCTAGAAAAATATATACAATTATTTTCATCTATATGATATATTTTATCCGGAAAACATCTTACTTTTGATACTTGTTCAGCATTATTTGTTTTTACAAAAATAGACCATTTTAAACGTTGATTTAAACTATCAGTGTAACATAAAATTGACCCATCTGATGATAATGTAAAATTTTTAACACCTTTTTGATTATAGTATTCACATAGCTCTATTTTTCCTGCATTGTCGAAATATATAATTATAGGACCTGAGTCTGTATTGAAATAGCAAAAAACTTTATCACCATGAATTTTTATATCATCAATGGAATCAAATACTTTTATTTCGCTAGGCTCTAATTTTGAAGATAT
The genomic region above belongs to Clostridia bacterium and contains:
- a CDS encoding S8 family peptidase: MIGIKMLLPLLVIPFKNSHFNKIDKRVKTKIRTLTRESISVIVETTNKGFNDSLEYIMQKRNAKVKYKLPIINSYAIEIPAHSIENIAKIKNVRYICDDSKIFSQLNIARKQTGAEIVNKTGYTGKNIGIAILDTGVFPHPDLTKPKNRIIAFKDFVNKHTSPYDDNGHGTHVAGSAAGNGYSSNGKYIGAAPDANIISVKVMDKNGTGNTSDIVAGIQWVLDNSKKYNIKIMSLSLGSKAEQPLRIDPLVRAVNKAWEKGIVVVAAAGNSGPKKGTITTPGISPTIITIGASDNKGTSDIKDDTIANFSSRGPIYKNIIKPDLVAPGVNVISLNSNKSYTPNKATNKYTDVLPTDLYRKATGTSVSTPIVSGSIALILEKFPDISPDKVKKLIKENTINLNAKLYEQGKGLLNISFLAK
- a CDS encoding tetratricopeptide repeat protein, which translates into the protein MASIFANVYAFLGNLNNVINNTQKAEKYYCKAYNKGCRQPYMLLAYGLIKLKKGEFTEAKQLFEHSNKMSLSKNLDISCKMNLALADWKLGNLDDAEKALRKLHKEFRSSLVYGSLGYILVENGKLEEALEYNMEALDYDENDHVVLDNIGQIYFRMGEYDKAERYFESALKEKDDLADTLYYLGCIFEERGNVDQALKSFKKAENCRITPLNTVTREQIKVKIDNLNK
- a CDS encoding ribonuclease H-like YkuK family protein; its protein translation is MIFKGEGGRRANVDQLFKAFGQFVAKKPEKKYKIIIGTDSMTRVGRIKYVTAIILQRIGNGGIVFFHTRYKSEVSLYEKLMTEVSFSIEVANNIIIPECLKRNFIYPIEIHIDIGEQGKSFNFQNQAIGYAKGCGFNDKEIKIKPYAFGATSVADRYTR
- the uppS gene encoding polyprenyl diphosphate synthase, whose translation is MRIPDHIGIIPDGNRRWAISNGMSKEKGYQKGLEPGLMLYRLCKQAGVKELTYYGFTTDNTKRPKNQRIAFTRACVDAVKMLSKEDASLLVVGNSDSPMLPKELLPYTTRVTFGTGEIKVNFLVNYGWEWDLNNLKAAHHAKKEIINNIKSYDISRVDLIIRWGGRRRLSGFLPVQSIYADFYVVDDYWPDFKPKHFFDALKWYDKQDITLGG